A window of Daucus carota subsp. sativus chromosome 2, DH1 v3.0, whole genome shotgun sequence genomic DNA:
GTTGTGTACTTGTGGAGTTATGTTTTACTATTGTGCTAAAATTCGTTGTTCTGTAGCTAAATGTTTGATTCGACGTGGAGGTTACAACAAGGTTTTTATGGTCTTTAAACTATTTAAGTGCTGCGGTACCACATATCCGCATGTTATTATTCCTGCAGGTCACTACAATTTAGAGATGCTTTTCGTAGTTGATTTAGCTGGTTGCAATTTGCAAGCCAGAGCTATAAACATATATGTGGAGACTGTCTGTCAAATAAAGCAAATGGTGGCCTAACCTGCAGCTTTCTCGGTTTCATGTTTATGAAGCTGGATGAAAGTGACACCGTAGCTAATTccacaaacaaaattatattctgCTTTAAAATGATGTTATTAAGAGCACGCGCACAACATCAAAACAAATTGCCTCATTTCCAGATAGTTGCACGcacactaagcactaaaattcataagtttgggtgattttgattggctccttaTAATGGTGGACTCCCCTTGCAAATTCACCGaccacaccaattaaaatccaccaaacttataaaatttggtgCTTAACAAATTGATTCAGTAGAGGGTCAGGCTGAAAAATTTAAACTCTCATACGAATCAAGATCTTGTGACCAAGTCATGGAAGAAATTATCTTCTAAGTTTGATGAGTTGTATTCGACAATCTTCTTCCTCCATTTTAATAGTACAATCATATTATATTCGTCTtttaacaaaaaacaaaaaaaatcgagAATCCTCAGTGCCAAACTCATCTGCAATCTAGAGCAGGATTCTCAGTTTCTTTTGTTAAAAACCAAGCAAATAGAGCAACACCTCAAACAGTGGAGAGGATATATTTTAATCAGGTTTACTGTTGGATCAAAAATTAGACGAATCACAAAAATATCGACTCCGCTGGGGATCGAACCCAGAATCTCTGGTTTCGTAGACCAGCGCCTTATCCATTGGGCCACGGAGTCGGATATGTGAAAGGAAAACGAAATACAAGTTATTATACGAAAGAAAAAGCCAAAAAAGGAAAGCGCCAAAATGATTGAAAACAAGATTTAAATCTCGTTACAGATTCTGCACCTCCAAAGTCCAACTGGCACTTTAAATACTCGAAAAAGAAACTAGTGTCCAAAACATTCTTTTAACTAATGATATCCAACATAATTATACAGGGGTGAGCATCGGGCAGTTTGGGCGGTTTGAAGGgtctaaaccaaaccaaaccaaaccgtaaTAATCGGTTAttcaaaatctcaatccaaaatcaaaccattatgtttaaaatccagaccaaaccaatccgtttaaaacggttcggttcggtttggtttcggtttaaaccgttttttatatgtaaaacaaaattagcaacaaaattaaattttaacttgaaaaataaggaatgaaaaattcaatttatattttctatttaatcatatttaaagaGGATACAAGAATATATTAGCTTGATAGATAAAAAGAGacggaagaaaagaaaaaatgtgattcgtatacttttataaaaatataaataaaaagaaaggaaACATTATACATACAtcgaaattaatatcataaaatagaataaataatatttttataaagaaattttttactAGGATACCTTTTATATGTttaagatttatattttttcgtagattataattttatttttaataatacattataagtacatgtatattaatatttaaatttacacattcggttcggttcggatttATCGGTTGGTTTGGAggtaaaaaccgaaaccaaaccgaaataattcggtttttataatttaaaaccataaccaaaccaaaccgttatTAAACCGTTAAATTCGGTTTGGACGGATTGGATCGGCCGGTTTCGGTCGGTTCGGAGAATTTTTCTCACCTTATATGACAATCTCCTCCTACTCCAAAGCCTCAACATTTGTTTTTACATTAACATACATTCATGGACTCTCACAAGCTTCCCACACACTTTTTCACACTTGTTCTTGTTTTTTTGCTTCCAAATTCATTCCTGTGTCGGAACCACTGTGACTTCCCGGCTATATTTAATTTTGGTGACTCAAATTCCGATACCGGTGGATTATCAGCGGCGTTTGGACAGGCCCCTCCACCACATGGTGAGACCTTTTTTCATGCCCCTGCAGGCAGATACAGTGATGGTCGTCTTGTAATTGATTTTATAGGTAATGCTTTCATTTTTTATTGCTTCTTGAAATTTAAAGCACTCATCTTTCTCATGAATTGTCAGatgcataaattttaataatgctgATTTGATTTCTTCACAATTTTGTCTCTCCCGTTGTTGCCTTATCAGTTGGAAACTAGAATCACTTATGGGTTCGCAacaatttttgttaaaattaggAATAGGGTGAAGAGTACAACTGAACAAGACTTTACAAGTTATGTCAGTTTCAGAGGGCACTATGTATGATGTATCTAGATTATCTGTGAGGTCACTATGTGTAACATGTTGATCTGTTATTTCAGCGGAGAATTTGACATTACCATATCTTAGTGCATACCTTGACTCTATTGGTTCAAACTTCAGTCACGGAGCCAATTTTGCGACAGCTGGCTCAACTATTAGACCTCAAAATACAACCAAGTCCCAGAGTGGCTTCAGTCCGATCTCATTAGATGTGCAGTCTGttcaattttctgatttttattCAAGATCTCAGATAGCTAGGCAAAAGGGTATGCAAGATGTAGCCAATTGTGCTACTTCTACTGTTATTGCCAATTACTTGAGTAATATAACAATTCTTGTCCTGTTTCGTCTGCACAGGAGCTGTATTTCAAAGCCTGTTACCAGAAAAGGGTGATTTTTCTCGTGCATTGTACACCTTTGACATTGGCCAAAATGATCTCACTGCTGGTTACAAGCTTAACTTGTCAACAGAACAAGTCAAGGCATATGTTCCTGATGTCTTGGCTCAGTTTACAAATGTCATCAAGGTgagaatgcagctacaagttcaGTTATTCTTTGCTAAATTCCATATTCTTATGAGTTAACAATGATCCCATAATACATTACAGTAATCTATAAATGTATACACAGAACATATATGCTCAAGGCGCAAGATCATTCTGGATTCATAATACTGGACCTGTGGGATGCCTACCTTATGTTATGGACAGGTTTCCAATCACAGCTGCTCAGGTGGATAAATTTGGTTGTGCCAGTCCATTCAACAATGTAGCTCAGTTTTTCAACCATAAACTGAAGGAAGCCGTACATCTACTTAGGGAGGAACTCCCTTTAGCTGCAATAACTTATGTTGATATCTACACAGTAAAGTACTATCTTATCAGCCACGCAAAGAAGCTCGGTAATTTTCTTTCAAACTTCATGACCTGATAATCTGATACATAGTGACACTTATCTGTAGTTTGTCACCAGAACGTGCTGAACTTTCGCCAATAATCTACATTTGTATTCACTATGTTTCCCAAAAGGTGCAAATATTGAAGAGGAGAAACCCGTGTTAATTTCTTATGTTTCCTGAGCATTTATAGGAGAAAGCCTCCATATgcatataattctagtttataagTATGATTGAACTTACAACTACAAAATGCATATATGACAGGATTCAAGAACCCTTTTTCAGCTTGTTGTGGTCATGGTGGAAAGTATAACTACAACATGTTCATAAAATGTGGGAGCAAGCATATAGTAAATGGCAAAGAGACAGTGCTTGCAAAGTCTTGCAAAGACCCATACCATCGGATTAGCTGGGATGGAACTCACTTCACTGAGGCAGCAAACAAGTGGATATTCAACAAAATTGTTGATGGATCATATTCGGATCCTCCTATTCCATTAAAGCTAGCTTGCAAGAGGACGGGCCACTAAGTGACATGTCATTTGCTCTTGTTACTTTGAGGAATTTAAACCTTATGGATATGAGAAATGTGTTTAATTCACTTTAGATTGCGCTTGGaaacatgtatttcatttcaaattttggatttcaaatgacatgatttcaagtgtcatttcaaattctcatctTTATACTACTATTTGAATGTctaggatttcaaatgaaatccaagttTCCAAACAGGCTCTTACTAGCGCAAAGAACAATAGAGTGTTTTTAtgcagattttttttaaatcttggcTGGGGTCATATATGAACTATCCCTACCCAACACAAGCAACTACAAGAGCACCGGATGATAATCCCTTTTTGTCAATGCTTATATAGTAATTTGGTGTCCTTAGGTTTCATCTTCTTTTGGTTTATCAGATAAATCTTTTGAGTATTGGATGAAGTATTCGTATGCACTAGCAAAATAATTTACAAACTTTCCGTCCACCCTGACTTGGCCTCTTAAGTTTCATGTTCATTTAGTTTGCTACTAAGAGCTGTTGGTACTTAGATAGAAAGCTTTCAAGTTCACTACCAATATAGTTCATCGTTCTTGCATTCATTCATGATATATTTTTGGACATTGCAATTGAGATTTCATATTTATACCAAGTAGTTCCTTCCAGCCTTGGGTGGAAGACTTTTTATTTTCACAATGTAAATCATCCACGTTTTCTTTCCGCTGCTTGATAATAATTTATGTGGATGATTTCTGTTGTGAAATGCATTTTCCATCCATTGAGTAATGATATATGTCCTTCACTTGGCATAGCTGAGGTTTCATCTTCATATGATTTAGTGTTTTGTATTTTCCAGTAATATTCTTTAGGCCTTCTTTTTTGAGATGCACGATTTTATTCATAGAACGCCTCTCCCAACAAGAAGAGACGAGCAGCAGTAGTACAAGTGTACAACTAAGAGCAACCTAACTTAGGAACAACCAACTGGACTAGATGCTACAATAATTATTGGAACAAGTCCGAAACATATAACTACAGACTTGCTCCTGACTCCTGCCATGCTTCATTTGCTTCTTTCTTACTTTCTGCCACTGCAATTTTTGATTATTACTCCACTGCATTGCAATCGATGGAGTTGGGACTTTTTGCTCCCAAACCTTCAGATTAACCGGACagttattaattaaaacaataataagaGGGTACTCGGTCGAGAAGTACTGATTGGTAGTTGCCACCAAACCGGTATATAAtagtttcaaaaataaaaacgaaCGGGCATGTAATTATCTTTTTATCCACCTCCAGCACCAGAAAAAAGGGAATAGAAAATCTCTAAAGCCAAGTCAAATCCTGATAATTTTCCGTCGGTACGTCGCTAACAAAATCTTGATAGCCTAACTTAACGAAAAAGACAGTATTGGTCGCCTAACTTCGTTAACGATTTTATCAGTAACTCCTTAATAATCAACATATTTTTGCTAGTTTTATACCGTAAAATGCATGTTGTATTTTTAATAACAGGCGGAAGGAGTATCAATTAAAATCTGAGAATATAAGAAACAGTCATTTTGTTAAAATGCTAAAGTCTATAAGCACAAAAACTTTAACTTAAGCATAATTTTACATTCGGATaacaattattaatttaatatttatcttggTATTTTCTCGAGCAGAGTTCAAAATTTTGAgagattttatgaaaataatttttccactTCAATAGTAAAAAGTTACAATTTCTACATATATTATGTCTAATCACTAATTGTTGTGAGATGAAATCGATTCAACGTCTCATATATGTTTCATGAATTTTTAAAAGAGAGAGATAAATTATAGTCGATAATTGATAGAGATCAGTCGTTTCATCATAATTAGTTATTATTGATTTTTTGTTGGCAGAGCTTATACTGCACTCCCGAAAGGTTATCAGTAATCTGAATAtgtttatatgtaaatatatgatatttatctgataataaataataaatctatactatactattaaagctgaaacattaaaagtttggtcggtcggtcggtacttgggccaaaatacgggcctatctatataaccaattattctggtcctatttatataaataattattctttttaatttgggtcaaagtacgggcctatctatataaccaattaataataatccttttaaaactgaaacattaaaagttcggtaggtcagtacttgggtcaaaatacgggcctatctatataaccaattattctttttaatttgggccatagtacgggcctatctatataaccagataatccttttaattgaaatatattacttttttatatttttgattaaaaactcaatcttctaaaataacattgataaacatggtaattacttttttaactaaaatatattatctttttataaattttcca
This region includes:
- the LOC108208061 gene encoding GDSL esterase/lipase At3g26430; amino-acid sequence: MDSHKLPTHFFTLVLVFLLPNSFLCRNHCDFPAIFNFGDSNSDTGGLSAAFGQAPPPHGETFFHAPAGRYSDGRLVIDFIAENLTLPYLSAYLDSIGSNFSHGANFATAGSTIRPQNTTKSQSGFSPISLDVQSVQFSDFYSRSQIARQKGAVFQSLLPEKGDFSRALYTFDIGQNDLTAGYKLNLSTEQVKAYVPDVLAQFTNVIKNIYAQGARSFWIHNTGPVGCLPYVMDRFPITAAQVDKFGCASPFNNVAQFFNHKLKEAVHLLREELPLAAITYVDIYTVKYYLISHAKKLGFKNPFSACCGHGGKYNYNMFIKCGSKHIVNGKETVLAKSCKDPYHRISWDGTHFTEAANKWIFNKIVDGSYSDPPIPLKLACKRTGH